The DNA window CTAACCGGATCAGGCGCTGTGCCAATTTTTCATTGGGTTCTGAATTTTGGGTGACCTTCTGGCCAAAGCGTTTTAACCAGGCTATCCATTGATCTTCTGAATATTCCTGTTGTAGGTTTTCCCAGTCTTTGAGCACCTGGGTTTTTCCCCGATCCACTCCCTCTAGAAAGGACATAAACCGCATTTCATAGTCGGTATCTGTTGGCCAAGTCGTCGCAGTATCCGCTGAGGAGCTAGGGGAGGAAGAGAATAGATCCTTGAACCATTGCCAAAATTGCTCCAACCAGCGCCGAAGTTTTCTGAACATATCCCCATACTCTCATCTTGTTGCTTTTGTCATGAATAATTATTCATTCTTCATTGTTAATTATTCATCAAAAAATGAATCTTCTAATCTAACCATATCCCACCTCAGAATTTGTTTAACTAGATTGGTATCCCAAGGGTTGTCAATTGCGATCGCTAAATTGCTCCAGTAACTCTTGCTGTGACTTTTGCAAAATCAAGGAAAACACTTCTTCAGTTGGCAAAGCTATCAATTTGGGTACGATCGCCTCTAATTCAGGGTCAATGGTCTGAAAACGTAACCTCATCAAGTTTTCCACCGTTTTTCGGCGCTCTTGTTCAATACCTTGTTCAATACCTTGTTGTAAAACGGTTTTTCTGGCCTGTTCGAGCATTTCTCGGTATAAAGGTGATGCTTCTAGTACCGACATATCCCACCTCAGAATTTGTTTAACTAGATTGGTGTCCAATACAAAATTAGCAAAAAAACCGAGCAACGTCTCGAAGTCTTGCAACTGTTCATCAGCTCTCAACCTTCGCACTGCTTCTTGCACCACGAGTTCTTGGTCGCCATTTTTGAGCAAAGGGACAAAGGGAATTAGGGGGCGAATGGGGGGATCGAGAATAGTTCGCGCTTCAATTTCCCAGAGATTGATAACTTTGTATTCTCGTAGTGCCTTCAGACCCCCAAATTCCGATTCGTAACGAGTGGGAATGGGTTGCTTTCCGTCGGGTTTGAGCAGATTGACTAATACAGGGTATACGGGAAGTTGGTATTTCTCTTCGGCAAGGGCGGCATAGGCTTGCATCCGCCTGGGCATTTGAGCGTTATAGTACAGTTGCAACTCGTTAACGACCAGAAATTCTCCCTGTTGAGGAGACCGGACTCTCAATAAAACATCGGTCTGGCGGCTCACCCATTCAAAACTGGTGGACTCCATGCCAATGTACTGGAGGTCGGGCATTTTAGTTACCCATTCTACCCAGCGATCGGGGTTTAATCCAATCAAACGTTTGCTGCCAATATCTGCGGGCTTGGCCATTTTTCTAACTAAATTAATTAATAATTGAATAACGTAAGCACCGGCAAAGGAGCTAAAGATCGGGCGATCGCCAGTTCCCTTACCGGTGCTTAGAAAATTATGATTCTAATCTGCTCTATAGCAATGCTGTTTGGGTCTTAACAGGGGTTGAACTTCCGATTACCCATTACCAGCGCTATTTAGAATAATCCCAAGGTCAGAGATTTATCGATGGGTAAAGCCGCTCCAATACCTAACCAGAGAGTAACCAGGGTTCCAAACAAGAAAACCGCAGTCGCGACGGGACGGCGGAAAGGATTTTGGAATTTGTTCACATTTTCGATAAAAGGAACCAGGATTAAGCCTAGGGGAATGGAAGCCATCATCAGAACGCCCAACAGTTTATTGGGAACTGTTCTCAGAATTTGGAATACAGGATAAAAGTACCACTCTGGCAGAATTTCCAGGGGAGTGGCAAAGGGATCGGCAGGTTCGCCAATAAAGGCAGGATCGAGTACCGCTAGGGCAACGATGCAGCCGAGGGTTCCCACAATTACGACTGGGAAAGTATACAACAGGTCATTGGGCCAGGCAGGTTCACCATAGTAATTATGGCCCATGCCTTGGGCGAGTTTTTCCCGGAGTTTGGGATCGGATAAGGCCGGTGGCTTTTGAATGGACATGGTTCAATCAATATAATGAATGGAACAATTATATAGAGGGAGTCGGCAGTGAAGCAGTCGGGATTTATCTCCCTATTCCCTAGCACTACGTGCTTTACAAGGGGCCAGAGATCCCTTGCTTACGAATCATTAAGAAGTGAGCCAACATGAAGACGGCGATCGACCAAGGAAGGACGAAGATGTGTAGGCTATAGAAGCGGGTTAAGGTGGCTTGACCTACACTTTCACCGCCTCGCATTAGTTCAACGACAAGGTCTCCAACCACAGGAACAGCAGCAGGAACGCCACTTACAATTTTAACGGCCCAATATCCGACCTGATCCCAAGGCAGAGAATACCCGGTAACTCCGAAGGTTACAGTGATGACCGCTAGAACAACTCCGGTAACCCAAGTTAGCTCGCGGGGTTTTTTGAAGCCTCCGGTAAGGTACACTCGGAAGATGTGCAGAATCATCATCAGCACCATCATACTGGCAGACCAACGGTGGATGGAGCGGATTAACCATCCAAAGCTGACTTCATTCATGATGTATTGAATAGAGGTGAAGGCTTCAGCTACCGTGGGTTTGTAGTAGAAGGTCATGGCGAATCCAGTCGCAAACTGGATGAGGAAGCACACGAGGGTAATTCCACCGAGACAGTAGAAGATATTAACGTGAGGAGGGACGTATTTACTGGTGATGTCGTCGGAGATGCCTTGGATCTCCAGACGTTCTTGAAACCATTGAAAGGTTTTTGACTCTCTTACCTGCTTGGTAAACATGCGGTTAACGATCCTATGAAAGATTAATGCGCTCTTATAGAAATGTAACATAGCCAAAGTAATGATAAAACAGGTGATGGTAAAGCGAATTTTTTGGGTGGCGTGTTTTTTGGTGTTGTATGTGGCGATCGCCCTTGGGGTTTGGATCTCTCCAGCCTATGCTCTGACACAAGAACAGAAGCTCTACAACGAGGTGTGGCGCATTGTGAATCGGTCCTATTTAGATGAGACCTTTAATCATCAAAATTGGTGGTTTGTGCGCCAGAAAGCCCTAAAAAAGCCGCTCAGGAGTCGTGAAGAGACCTATATGGCCATTGACCAAATGCTGAAGAGTTTGGGCGATCCTTTTACCCGATTTTTACCCCCTCAGTCCTATCGCAGCTTGCAGGTGACAACTTCAGGAGAATTGAGTGGGGTGGGGTTGCAGATTGCTTTAGATGCTCAAACCGGTCTGCTGACGGTGATTGCACCGATCGCCGGATCGCCAGCAGAAACCGCAGGACTTCAACCACGCGATCGCATTATGGCTATTGATGGTATTCCGACTCGCGAGTTAACCATTGAAGAGGCAGCTAACCGGATGCGGGGACCGACTGGAACAGTAGTCACCTTAACCATTGAACGAGACCGCACAGAACAGCACAGGGTGGAGATTACCCGCGATCATATTACGCTCAATCCTGTGATTTCGGATCTGCGATCGCTTGAATCTGACTCTGGCTCGGTTCCGATTGGCTATCTGCGGTTAACCCAATTTAATGCCTATGCCTCCCAAGAACTGAGCCAGGCGATCGCCCGTTTAGAAGAGCAAGGAGCCGCAGCATATATCCTCGATTTACGCAATAACCCAGGCGGATTATTAACCGCTGGCATTGAAATTGCTCGTCAATGGATTGATCGGGGTACGATTGTTTATGTGGTCAACCGTCAAGGGGTTTTGGAGAGCTTTGAGGCGACTGGAGCAGCACTAACCAACGATCCGCTGGTGGTTTTGGTCAATCATGGAACCGCCAGTGCTAGTGAAATTCTAGCGGGGGCACTCCAGGATAACGATCGCGCTCAATTACTGGGAGAAAGGACGTTTGGTAAGGGATTAATTCAATCCCTATTTGATTTATCGGATGGCTCTGGGCTAGCCGTAACCATTGCCAAGTATGAAACCCCCGATCATCATGATATTAATCAGTTAGGCATTGAACCCGATCGAGTCGTTCCTGCCCAGGCGATCTCCCGTAATCAAATCGCCACCGCTTCTGACTCCCAATATCAAGCTGCGCTAGAAGTGCTAGCCCAACAAACCCAAAGTTCAACTCTAAACTAGAGTTGATCGTGCGTACATCATCTGAAAAGTTCGGGTGCTTATCCATGGATAAACAAACCCTTTTAGACCTTTATCGTGGCGGGCAACGGGATTTTCGGGGTCTTGATTTAGCTGGGATTGATCTCAGTTACACCGATTTAAGTGGCATTGATTTAAGTCAGAGTAATCTGACCCGTGCGAATTTGTTTTATGTGAATCTTTCCCATGCTAATCTTAGCCAGACTAATCTTTCCTATGCGGATTTAAGTTGCGCTAATTTGTTTTTGGCGTTGCTCAGTGGCTCGAATTTAACGTTAGCTAATCTGAGTAGCGCTTCTTTATTTAATATTAATCTGAGCCATGCGGAT is part of the Roseofilum reptotaenium CS-1145 genome and encodes:
- the petD gene encoding cytochrome b6-f complex subunit IV: MSIQKPPALSDPKLREKLAQGMGHNYYGEPAWPNDLLYTFPVVIVGTLGCIVALAVLDPAFIGEPADPFATPLEILPEWYFYPVFQILRTVPNKLLGVLMMASIPLGLILVPFIENVNKFQNPFRRPVATAVFLFGTLVTLWLGIGAALPIDKSLTLGLF
- the petB gene encoding cytochrome b6, producing MFTKQVRESKTFQWFQERLEIQGISDDITSKYVPPHVNIFYCLGGITLVCFLIQFATGFAMTFYYKPTVAEAFTSIQYIMNEVSFGWLIRSIHRWSASMMVLMMILHIFRVYLTGGFKKPRELTWVTGVVLAVITVTFGVTGYSLPWDQVGYWAVKIVSGVPAAVPVVGDLVVELMRGGESVGQATLTRFYSLHIFVLPWSIAVFMLAHFLMIRKQGISGPL
- the ctpA gene encoding carboxyl-terminal processing protease CtpA; its protein translation is MVKRIFWVACFLVLYVAIALGVWISPAYALTQEQKLYNEVWRIVNRSYLDETFNHQNWWFVRQKALKKPLRSREETYMAIDQMLKSLGDPFTRFLPPQSYRSLQVTTSGELSGVGLQIALDAQTGLLTVIAPIAGSPAETAGLQPRDRIMAIDGIPTRELTIEEAANRMRGPTGTVVTLTIERDRTEQHRVEITRDHITLNPVISDLRSLESDSGSVPIGYLRLTQFNAYASQELSQAIARLEEQGAAAYILDLRNNPGGLLTAGIEIARQWIDRGTIVYVVNRQGVLESFEATGAALTNDPLVVLVNHGTASASEILAGALQDNDRAQLLGERTFGKGLIQSLFDLSDGSGLAVTIAKYETPDHHDINQLGIEPDRVVPAQAISRNQIATASDSQYQAALEVLAQQTQSSTLN